The Phragmites australis chromosome 1, lpPhrAust1.1, whole genome shotgun sequence genomic interval GAGAAAACGAGGAAGAAAGCCGCGTTCAAACTGGATGAACACCGAGCGACGCACGCCAGATGTTGGAGTGGCAGTTGCAATGCAACCCCTCTCCTATCTGACAGGCTTCCGGGATCTGAGAATGTGCTGCGCACCTAATTCAGACAGGAACCCTTCTTCCATCCAACGCGTGCGCCTCAGCCTCGCCAATCCAATCCAATGGAACGATCTCTCTCCGTCTCCCACCGTGCCGAACGCAAGGAAGTGGACCATTAAGGTAGGAAGAAAGAGTAACACAGTGGTGAGTGGTGGACTGGTTGTCTGGTAGAGAGGCGCCGAGCCCGCGTGGGAAAAAAGAGGCCAGTTTGGTGCTGTTCGGCGACCCTGGCGGAGTCAAGCTGGCATTGGAGTGCTCTGCAGTGCAGTGCAGCGCAGCTCGACGCTGGAAAATGATAGAATTGAATTGGAGGGACGCAAGGTTCGGTGAGGTCGGCGAGTGAGGTGTGTGTGGTCGACCTCCGCGGGCGACGAGACGAGGCCTGTCTGATTCAGGGCATCTTGGCTTGCTCTTCCTCAGGCATATTCGCATTTCCGCAACCACTCGCGATAGATGGTTAttgttagaccatctctaacgcTAACGATTTTTCTTCAGAGTTAAAATCTTTTCACAATAAGATTTTCGTTCTTTTCAACGTTTTACAGTTTTTCTTCACGATTTCTGATAGGAAgggattttcaaaattattcTTTTTaagatgagatttttttttttacttttataaTTTCACTTGAagtgaagctgttgaagatgagagaaaataaaaaaaaataagaccGATGAAGTGaatcagaaagaaaacaaaatgaagaTAATATGATTGAAGGTAATTAAAAACCTTTACGAAGTGGCCTTTTCTTTGGACATAGAAATGAGCTCAGGTGGCGGGCTTTGGTCTTTGGAAAGGCTGCACGTGTACGTTGGCGTTCCGTccatcagaattcagaagttTCAGCGCCGCAACAAACAGCGTGCTTTTGTTTTATCTTCATGGCTCGGTATCCAAATTGATGGTCTATGGATGATCTGAATGATTCAGCAATTTCATTGTGATGTGTATGTTGCAACATTGTGGTTGTGTATGGCAGACTGTCAATGTCTTTTTTTGCGGGGCTGTTGTCTTTGATAAGAGATGGCATGTAACGTGCGCAGGAGGAAAAAATGATAAGCTGGTTACCAAGATGGTGCTTTTGTTATTGTTGAGCCAGGAGACCTGGGCAGTTGAGCTCTTTTCTCTTGATGAGGACAGGCTACCCAgaatctgctgctgctgctgctgatgcagTGCAACACTCAAGCTTTCACTCAAATTTCCTTCAACAGTTCTCATCATTGTACTCTGTTATTTCTGTTGCCATGTTGGTGCTGTATGTTACTACACATAGCAATGGGCTGCATGGCGATGATCGGTAGCTACGACATGATCACTTGAGTAGAAGATATCCTTTCATTTGCAttctctccggtcataaatacatatcttATTTTGATAGTATTCAATACATACTTTtgatcaatattttttattaaaatatatttataaaagtattttttaatacaaatatACACATACGATTTTAAGATTtctaaactaatttttttttcaaaatatcgttagtcaaattttaaaagtttgatcaaatCTTTCAATTGAAGAAGGATAAAGTCTCTTACTCACGCCGAGGATAGAACATGGGTCATGATTGTGACGCTCCTACGCCTTGACCGTCGCGAACCGAATCTCTTCTAAAATGACATGTATTAAGCCGAGGGAGTAGTAATATTATTAGTTTGCACGTCCATATTGGGAGTATATATGCTTTGTAAGTAAATTCTATAAGACTCTTCACCGAAAGATCTCTACGATACCTTGATCTATGACATCATTCCCTGGTTCAACGACTGACACATGCAACTGAGAGTATGAAGGGAAACACGTGATATACATAAGAGAGAGTTTTTCTACGAGACCAGATTctatagaattttcttccatACACTGCATTCTTTCTCAGTAAGACGCCACCTCAGGACAGGTACAATATCTTTTAAAGCATGAGCAGACGAATTTGTCCCAAGCTTGACTTTGAGTCCACAGAATCGAAAGAGACATCGGAACGGTGACGAAAATGATCGATTCTATCTCTTGCATCTTTTCTGAAAACTCTATTGACACACTGATCGTTTCTTGTAGCCTGCGGCAAACAAATGATCACGTAACATCAGAGGGAGAAGGGCCGATGAAAAATCTATTGACACACCGGATATGGGCCTTTGCAGCATGTTCTGGAGGCCATGCTTGTAGGCTGTAGCAGCATGGCATATCGTTGGGGAGCGACCGAGCTAAGCCGCACAACATCCTGTCCGTCACCCTATCACAGGCACAGGCTACAAGTCTGGAAAATAAACCTGTGGATGAGATAAATCGACCAAACACCTCGCGAGCGGCCCACTTGCCGAGGCCGACAGGGAGTCAGCGTTGCCGCCTGGGCCGCGGGTGCGTCTCCGCGGAAACGCCGTCCGCCCGGCGCAAACCGCGAGTGCTCGGCGCCGGGGCGTGCGTTGGTTCTTCGGTTGGAGTTTTTGGATTGGGCTTAGGGCAAGTACAACGGATCTTTTGACCCCGTCCCTTCATAgccattttttcaaaaaaaaaccctatctCAGCCTGAAGACGCCTCTTCCGTCGTCTCGCGAGGCGACGGCTTCATCCCGTGCTCCGATGCAGAGGAGACAACTCGAGCAGCGCTGTATGGGCCGTCTCCTCGTCTCGACGGTGCGCGGATCCCGGGCGCTCGCGCGCGTGGTTGATGTTTGGGCGCGCGCGGGAGGGAGCAATCCCGCCAATTTCGTCTCCCTATATCACCGGTGAAGGCGACACAACTCCATTCTTCTTCCTCGTCGGGCACCCCAAACTTTGGCAGCCGCGATGTTGAGCGCCTCGGCTAGGAAGAGCAAGCTAGCTGCTGCAAACAAGAAGAGCAAGGGCGCCCCGGCTGCTGCGTCGtcggtggcagcggcggcggcggtgtcgTAGAAGATTTTCTAGCCGAGGATGAAATCATAGAAGAATTTATCAgggagcttggagatgaaatgAAGGCCGACATCGACAGACGATCATCAACTGTACCTCACCGTCGTCGCCGACAGATTGGACCAAGGAGGTACATACCAAGAAATCGAGAAAAAGGTCATGATGATCTTGTTGCTAATTATTTTTCCGCAAATCCTATCTACACCGATGAGATGTTCCGTAGAAGATTTAGGATGACTAGGCCGTTGTTCCTACGCATCGTGGACAATCTTAGGGAGTGGTCTCCTTATTTTACCCAAAGAGTCGATGCAACCGGTAGGGATTCTCTTTCACCCCTTCAAAAGTGTACCGCGGCTATCAGGATGCTAGCTTATGGCTCCTCGGCTGATCAACTTGATGAAGTATTGAAAATTGCCGCAAGCACTTGTTTGGAGATTTTGGGAAAATTTGCTGAAGGAGTGATTGAATGTTTTGGTGAAGAATATCTACGTCCTCCAACAAGTGATGAAATGGAGAAAATCTTACAAGAAAACGAGGCTCGTGATTTCCCTAGAATGTTGGGTAGCATCGATTGTATGCATTGGGCATAGAAGAATTGCCCGAAAGGTTGGGCAGGCATGTTCACTCGTGGTGACAAAGGCGTTCCTACTATGATCCTTGAAGCAGTGGCATCCCATAATCTTCGTATatggcatgctttctttggtACTGCCGGGTCTCAAAATGATATTAACGTCCTAAACAAGTCTCCACTGTTCATTCAAGCTATAAAGGGGGAAGCTCCTACGGTACAATATATTGTAAACGGAACACAATATGATATGGGTTACTATCTTGCTGATAAAATATATCCCAAATGGGCGGTATTCGTGAAGACAGTAACGGCCCCTCAGTCGGCTGAAGACAAATTATTTGCATTGATGCAAGAGGGGGCAAGGAAAGATGTCGAGTGCGCATTTGGCGTATTGCAGTCACGATTTGATATTGTTCGACGACCTGCAAAATTATGGAAGCAGGCGGACGTTATCAACATAATGCAGGCTTGTGTTATCCTTCACAATATGATAGTGGAAGATGAGAAGGAATCAGTTAGAGTTGCTTTGGATTTGAATGAGAATCCGAGTGCGACGATAGTGCTCCCACTTGAAGTGCGTACAAGCGACAACCCTAATCCATGCTTCGCAGAGGTGCTTCGCAGGAATTCCGCTATCAAAGCTCGGCCAACACACAGGAAACTCAAGAAGGATCTAATCGAGCACATATAGCATCGCTATGGAAACAAAGAAGATTAGACAATATGTTGCaattatatataatataataattattattatgatGGTTTTAAAAATATTGTAAGTATGTTCGTCTTATTTATGCTTGAACCGTCTTCCATCAAACGGCAACACAATGGTATACAAATTGATATTCATGATTGATCTTGGCTTCATGCAATGCATTAAACTGCTTGCAGACGACCCCCCGTCTATGGGTTGTACGACCTGTCTTTTTAATCGTCTGTATGTCAGATTCTAGTCTCTTAGAGACGACCCCCTATCTGTGGGTTGTACATGCCCTTAGGTGATAGCAGACTAGACACAGCTAACTAACTAGGTCCTGCCGTGTTGGACGGCTGGATGCGGCAGCGGCCGGGTGGTGTGGGGCGCAGCAGCAGGGCGGCTGGGGCGGCGGCGTGGCGGGAAGGCAGGGTGAGGCGAcgccggtcactcgaggttggggcgGTGCTTAGCTAGGCTAGGCTATGCTAGCACAGCGTACCCGGTCTCAACCTAAGCACAGTCTCACGAGTCGTGCCGTGCTAGTTTGATCCATCCAGCCTTCAGATCATGCCTAACATAACCCAGTTGGCCAGCACTAAGCGATAGCTTCTGATTTGGGGTGGTGGTCTGATTGTGGCGTTGAATGGGCGGACTCGGCTAGCATGGGGGCAGGTGCAGTTGGTAGCCGAAGCTGGGTTGtggaatttttatatatatatattttctaaatttttaagATTATATGTTCGTCTCGAAAATAATGAACTCTATCATATCGTCGCCCGTTCAACGGGCTTGTTGatctcgcccgttgaacgggTGATACATTGTGGGCTCCAGCTAGCAATGTATTTAATAATCGGGAAGAGGAAGGTATCGTCCGTTCAGTGGGTGAGAACATAGCGGGTGAGACCTTTGTGACTGTGACGCTGCGCGAGCCCACCCAAAAGGTCTCGCTCGAGACATTTTGAGTATTTAGGCATGCCCTGCTAACATCAGTACTTCATTTGACACTCATTCTgccgagagaggagaggagatgggaggggaggggaggggaagaagaTTTGTGCGGTAAAGTTCTACcgaaaaaagagataaatttttccctatttttttacaaacccagTAGGATAGCAACTAGTACTAAATTTTGATATAGGTTAGATGTTATATTTAGGTTTTGTTTTACATACCTGGTAGTATAGCCAGTAAAAGTAGGATAAAATATAGATCTAGCtttaaaattagggttagatatagtttggcaattagatcatatttatacGTATATTTTTAGTAATTAGAAgtagtatttagatatattttagtattagatgtaggatttagatatagtgtagtcataattgatatgatagatgtaggatttagatatagtgtagtcataattgatatgatagatgtaggatttagatgtgtttgatgtagcaaattagaatatattgtTGCAGTgtagattacatgttgggctatgcttgtaatgaattttgcattgtagatgtagtttaacATGATTCTTTCTGTTATGTCGCAATAATTTTATagtttttgtcgatggttgcTAGGTATGACGGATATGtggtagtttaggattttttacggAGACCGTGAAATCTTATATGGTCCGAAATGGGTAGTATTGTTCGTATTTAAGTCAATAGACAAGGATATATCTAGACCAATGCAAAAAATTGTCGAAAACTTGTATGTCTGGTTGATatggggtttcaaaatagaccccaaATTTTAAGAGATGATCATTAGCATTGTCGACAACCGTTATAGAGAATGTGTGTACTGAGAGGTATTCCCGCTCTGGGAAGATGAAGCATAAGAAGGGGCGGTGCAGGACTACGAGGCTccataatgacatggatgaagcagaaactGGATGTTGcgtgaaatggtgcagcaagtgtAACAGAAcaggacacacttacaagaaatgtaTCATTGTTGTCCCAAATGTGAACCCCGCGGAAGTAGGTCTGTCTGGGTTTGCTGGAGATGGGACCTGTCGATCATCGGCTTCGTCGGCTCATTGAGATTGATTAATGTTGTACGAGCACATCACCATCGGCAGGCCCGTTATGGACCTTAGCACGTACCAGTTTGGTGCGGACGACGTCGACGGCCCGACCATGGAGTCCTTGTGGTGCAGACATAGGGTAAATGTAATGCTATTTGTGTATGTTTATGTTGATTGCTTTATTGTACTGTCTAATTTAGTTAGGTTGCATAGCCGAGTTGGTCCATCCTGCAGACACACCGCATGTACCCGGACTTCGTTTGCTAGTTCGATGAGCTGACGGTGGACTGTGTACGCTGGTGACCGTACATGTAGGCCGAGGTACTTCGACGCGCTCCGTTTAGACTTTCGGTGCTCTACCTACGTGATAtggagtactggctcacgacTTGTGCCCTCGTCTTCGACATACGTCAAGAAATACTCACCGCATCACGTGATGCGGCAGTTTAGAAAGTTCCAGCCGTGGCCGCTACCATTGACTAGGTTAGTGCCTATCAACATTCACATGTGCGTAACATTTTAATTACATTTTCATACAAACCACGTGTGCACCTTGTATTCACGGACTTATGTTTCTGCAGGTTGACGCGGAGGGAGCTCATTCCACTAGCGCGTTTGCATCGCGTGTGCAGAGATGAGTTGAAGAATGGGATGCAGCTGTCGAGCACGTTGTGGACAAGGAGCCTCCACACTCGGAGGAGGCATACGCGGAGGACTATCGTGGTTCGTGCGTTAGAGGCGGGTCCAGGTGACGTACACACCAGCCAAGTTTTCACGGCATGTTGTGGACGTACGCGACATGCACCTTACGCACAGTGATCAGGCTCGTTCGCTTGAGTTACTAATAATCCTATACAATTCATCATTTATCTCAATTGTTAGCTTAAAAATTGTGAAGTGAGACGAAGTTTATTTTTACAGAGAGACATACTATACCAAATTGATACCGATGGACGTGTGTGGAGACTGCAACTCGACTGTAAGGGTGAGGTCTCCAGAGTCGAGATGAGCGCATCGTTTAGCCGAATTATCCGGAACATGACGAAAGCTTAAGATGATTAAGCTACGATTCATCCTCGGACGTTACACGCAACGACGAACATCGGCACAGATACTGAATCTTGCCGTGCCTGCGCGCTTCAGCAGCAGTTTGTTATGGAACGAGATTTCCGGACCACCCTTCGCGCCAGCCACGGCATGTGCACGCTGCCGATGCAACTCTAACAAAGCAACAAGTCAACAACACTAAAAATCGTACCATCATTCGCCTCGGAAGAAGAAGCTAGGAGCAATGGTGTCGTGGCCGTCCACCGTGTTCCAGGAGGTAGACAAGTCAAAATGATTGACGGACTGCTTGATATATCTACGATGCAATGGATTTGGAACACATTGTTTTATCGTTGTCGGTGTGGATGCCCTGCGGCTAGCTAGCTGTGGATAATTTAGGCGAGGCTGTGGCCGGGAAAACGCTCCGGCCGTGTTTTTGCTTGCCACAACTTGCTACGCCCCACTTTAGGCGCGTTACACATCTTTAATCATGTATTTAGTTAAATGTTATAATTATGTCTTTCTAAACTTTTTTATTATCTTTCTTCATATATCATAAACTTAATTTCATGCTAAACTTTATCACATAGGGTGACCATTTTCTTTATCACATCTCACTTTTTATAACACACACATTTTGCCTAACCTTAATTGGAACAAAATTAGACACAACAAAATATCGTACAACACTACTACCGGAAGGAATGAATTTGAAACTTCGTTTCTTCCTCTTCTAGTCTCCAAACCGTGTGCGCGAGACATGCCTTTCGGTGGTACACACCTTGCGTTTCCAGCCAAGGTTATATAAAATAATACCAATGGTAACATGCATGGTGCGCGATGGCTCGATAGCGGCTGGTCCTTATAGCAGTTGTCGGTACGGCGAAGGGTAGCTGTGCTTTTGGCGATGTAGTGGGTGATGTTCGGGTGTTTAGTTGTCTAAATATGTTGTGGTTCTTTATCCAACCGATTGAGTAAATAGTTGCTACAGTTATTTTTTGTTATTGTATTTGTTGTTTTCTCTGTTCCTATTTATAACCTCTCGTGGTtatacttttatattttttttctttatcaaTAAAAACAGGTATTGTTCGGTACCgttcgaaaaaaaaaagcatggtGCGTCTCTCATCTCCTTTTATAAAGAGGGGCAAATTACCAAAATATCACTAACTAAATCCTAGTTTGCTAAAAGATTATTGAGCTATATCAATAATAACTGGGATATGATTCAATGTTAGTAACACAAGGGTTAATTTGTTTCGTGCCATTATGAAATtacctattttaaaaaatacactATATAATTCTATATGTAACTGGTACCGCTATAATTTTGCCCAACTTCAAAACAAGCCATTTGTATGCCCACGACGCTTTTGGGCTCACTGACATGCCACTATATTTTAGTAAGAACCTAATTGTCTTTGGGCCCACTTGCAGGCTCGTCGTGCTCATCTTATGTCGAAGGGCTTCAAATCGGTGGTGATGTAGATCGATTTGGCTAGTGCGTCGTCTCCGGCAATAGCTTCCTTGCGCCGAAGCTTGGAGCGGGAGCTGGACGCCGGGCCCGTGCCACCTCCACGCTAACAACGGCGCCCTCCGCCCCATCGATTGGTGCTCTTGTGCTGCCATCCTCATCTCCCCCCAAGAAGACCACGGTCGCGATGACGGTGGTGCCCCTACTGCTGCGGATTTGGCCAGAGCGGCGGCACCCTTGCTGCTACCTGCTTCTACGTGCGCTGCTGCCTGATAGGTGCAAAGGAGAGGAGAGCTACGGAGCTCTCACTGCCACCTCCATTGATGCTGCTGAGCGAGGCTTCACTTGCTGTCTTTATGCTTGTTGTGTCGTGGCCATTGAAGCTCGCGCCGGTGAGCCACCATTCCGTCGTGCTAGATGAGGTATGTCACCGGCCGACCGCTCTGAGTTTGAGCCCGTCCTTCGTGCATCGTGCTCGTGTTTTTGTTTAGCCATGTTGTCATTGAGATGTGCGCGCCTATGTTTGGCCAATGACACCCTCAATCTGTGTTATGTCTCCATCGTGGCTGCATGACCTCTGGTCGTGCCGATGTTTAATTTGAGGTCTCTGCTATGGGTGCATGGCCTATGCCCGCACCGACGTTGAGTTTGAGGTGTCCGCCGAAAAGCGTGGAGGTGGCATGGACCTAGGTGTCAATTAGCGTGGATGTCTCCTCATCACTCCAGGGCTTGGCATCCATGCCGGCGGTGGTGGGGGAGGGTGGCGGCGCATCGACATCCGTGATGCTCGGAGGGCACATAGAGAGGTTAGAGTACCGAGAAGGGTATTTCGGTCTATACGGAAATACTATAGCTTGCAAGTGGGTCCAAAGGCTTTGGAGAGTATAAAACGACATGTTTCAAACCAGTGCAATATTATTATGGCACATTTCTAAATGAGCTAATTTATAATAGCACAGAAGAAATTTACCCTTAACACAACTGGTAGTATTTTAACGAAGTGTAAATTCACTAATGGTAATGTGACAATTGCCGCTAAAGAGCCGAGAAATTCTCCACTGATATATACCTCGCACACAATAGTATCGTTGAGGGATCTTACCTTGCCCCAATATCTCCTCGTCTCCTCCCGCTATAAATCCCGACCCCAATCCACCCGATCGAGATGCGGAGATATCGAGTCATCGGATTAGTGGCACCCCTGCTCGTGCTGCTTGCCCTCGCCGTGTCGTCAGCCCGGAGCGCAGAAGAGGAGGCTACCATGGCGGACGGCGGGCCAGTGGTGGGCGGCGTCCACGACGCGCCGGAGGGGCGCGAGAATGACCTCCACGTCCTCGATCTCGCCCGCTTCGCCGTCTCCGAGCACAACAAGAAGGCCGTAAGCCCCCTGTCCCCTTTGTTCCTCTCCGTCTTTGTAGGATACATCTGAATCTGAGTTCTACGGCCTGATTGTGCTGTGGTCACAGCTTTGATCACAAATCCTTAGATACTATATAATAGCGGACTTGATTGCAGTGGTTTTTCGCTGAAAGTTGGTTTGATTCCCTAAATCATTACATCTGCACAATTTTGGGGAGGCATGAGGTCGAGGTATTGCGGTATAGGTCCAATTGGAGGCTTGGAGCTTCCTTCCTGGACGTCATGGGTTACTGTTTGTGCcaagattttttttccagagGTTCTGTCGATCACGGAAAGAAATTTTAGACCAAGAATCAGTTAAGTGGGAAGAATTCCGCCGTTCAATAAACTTGATTTTACAACTTGGATTTATGAGTGATTTCCTATACCAACCAAAATGTCATGTCATCATAACATTGAATCAGCATTATTGTCATTTCATTTGGAAATATAGTTCCAGCAATTTGCCGGGTCTTTCATATTTTGTTTCGGATATATAGTATAAAAGCAAATATTAAATTTTCCAGGTTTTAATTGTTTGATGGTAGTATGATCTCTAACGAGAGTATCAGATAGGCTTGCTAGCCAGTCACTGCTGTTTATCATCCACTAGTAGTCAGATGTGCCCTTGCCAAAAAGAAGAATGTGCTAATGTTTTCTTCCATGACAGATGAGGTTTTGGATTGGATTAGTAACCTTAGCGTTGCCCTTTGCAGAATGCTCTGCTGGATTTTGAGAAGCTTGTAAAGGTGAAGCAGCAAGTGGTTGCTGGCACGATGTACTATTTCACAATTGAAGCAAAGGATGGGGAAGTCACGAAGCTCTATGAAGCTAAGGTCTGGGAGAAGCCATGGATGGACTTTAAGGAGTTGCAGGACTTCAAGCCTGCTGAAGACGGTGCTAGCGCCTAAGGTAGATTTATGCAGTTTTACATGGTAGCAATCAAACAAATTTCATCTATTTCATGCAGCAAAGTATCTTGCCTGTTCTTTGGTTAAATCACACAGGCCGTAgatgtttgtttttctttttcctccttaGATGTACATTTCTTGATTGATCACTAGTATTGGTCACTACTCATAAACATCCTTGTAGTCAATTTTGTGTGCTGCCATATGAAATCTGACAAACAGTTGTCGTCAAATCCCTATGTTCCTTAGTTTATTGTACTTCTTATTCTTCATTGGCAGCTAGTACTATTTCTGTATTTTGTGCTGAAAGATGTCTGTTTATCATTCATTCCTAGAGTATATCCTCACCATTTTTTGACAGAAAATTGATCCAATTGCAGGAACACAGCATCTCCCATGTGTAGTTGCTGCCTGAAGCGTGTAAGGACTTGCAGAATAAAGCAGCCGGAATTGATATAGCAGTTGAACATGTCATATCATGTTTGTGTAGTTGCTGCCTGAAGCGTGTAAGGATTTGCagaataaaggagctggaactGATATAGCAGTTGAACATGTTATAACATGTTTCCTTTATGTAATATCACAAATAAAAGTGCTAGTCTGCTTCTTAAAAGGTGTGTTAACTACAACTCTTGTAATAGAATTCTCGTATTATAATTATGACTAATTTTGTTAGCCCTTCTGTTGCCCTGTTTGAACTTTGCAACCAGAAATTCGTTATCATATGGCAATCCCATCCCATCTCAATCAGGCTAGAAAACATTTTTTAGTAGAATCCACAACTTTATCTTGACCATTCAGATTATATCTTAGCGACTAAGTAAGCATCTTGTATGCAATAGTCAGCTTCACCTGATAACCGGACACTGAAGTTAGTCTGAGAGAACATGCTTGTGATCGTTAAAAGTTGATGACTTCTGATGTGTCCCAGACTTCAAGATAGTCGAAAGTCATGTCGTGCGAATCTGTCGTTCGTAGTCCTGTCACTGATCGGTGCTTGAAGCTCTGTTTCTGGTTTATTGTTTCATTTATGCTATAGATTGGAGGGGTCCAAATATGATGCCTGTTGCGTTCGACATGTATGCTCTGTTCAGTCTACCATGACAAATCAATGCAGACTAAAATCTAAAATTGGATAACATAGGTGTTTGTATTTAcagaaatagataatatattgtcatatttacaattttaatataTGTATTCGGTATCTTATTTATCGAAAACTAACTTGCGGTACACTATACGTTGAAAAAATGTGGGTCTGTCTATATTCGACACACGAAGTACTGAATATGTCACCGTAGCTTATATTCAGCACCTTATATGTCAAAAATTAGgggtattcggcacatgagctGTCGAATATGATACTGTAGCTTATATTTAGTACCTAATATGCTGAAAATTAGGTGTATTTGGCACATGAGGTGTCGCCGGCACCTCGTATGCCGAATATGGTTTGTACCGGCACATGAGGTTCCCGGCATAAAATGACAGCATCAAAATGCTCGCAGCCGGTAAcggtcatattcggcacacgagataccgaatacgacactgtaccccatattcggtacctcatgtgccgaatatacTTGATTTTCGCATATGATGTGTCATAtatgccatattcggcacatcgtgtgTCGACTATGACTGGatctgtgtttttttttacgTACAGTATATCGAAAGTTAGTTTTCGATAAATAAGGTATCGAATATGgatgttaaaattataaatacgatgatatattaCTTATTTCGGTAAAAACAGtcacgtatattgtctaattttggattttgccTAGCAATGCATCATACGTGACAGAAAATGCAAAGAGATGGATTTTAATTGAGAAACTAAGTAGACATATGCCTTGGTTTATcgtttgtgatgagtgattgataatatGTGGCTTTATTTGAGTGTCCTTTTGATTATAAATGTATAATTATGTATACAATGATTGATCTTGTCTAACTAAAGTAGTAAAGAATTGGAGATTATGTCGTTGCCTCGATGCAGGAAGTTTacactcactggatagtccgatgtgaGGGTGtttgatctcaccggatagtccggtgtgtggcAGTTGTGAGCACCAGAGTTTTTTTTAGCGTAGAGAcagagaaaaattcattcaccggaaggtccggtgcggGTGAGAGTGAGcatcggactaattcttgcagagaaggattATTTATGCTAATTTGGAGAGAgcgccagatggtctggtgttggcAATGGGTGCACACTAGACTAATGTTTCCAGAATGGTTGATATGTGTGTATCAGGAGTAGTTCtgctcaccagatagtccggtgtgtgcaatGTTGAACACCGAAAATTTTTCAGCGCGGAGGGCAAGTTGAATgtgccggatagtccggtgttggcGGTGTGAGCACCAGAAGTggtcaccggactatttttttcaGAGAGGAATGCAAACTGGGCTCCAGTAGAATTGTACTtaccggatggtttggtgttgtACT includes:
- the LOC133922645 gene encoding cysteine proteinase inhibitor 1-like, which encodes MRRYRVIGLVAPLLVLLALAVSSARSAEEEATMADGGPVVGGVHDAPEGRENDLHVLDLARFAVSEHNKKANALLDFEKLVKVKQQVVAGTMYYFTIEAKDGEVTKLYEAKVWEKPWMDFKELQDFKPAEDGASA